Proteins encoded by one window of Pseudomonas sp. PSKL.D1:
- a CDS encoding D-2-hydroxyacid dehydrogenase — protein MRVLLAEQQYAHYAELLAEAAPDVHIVTSGDSAELARQAPGCPVWLGQPDLLASLLRQGHKPAWMQSTWAGITPLLAEGLPRDYRLTRAVGIFGQVMAEYMLTYMLGHEREVLSRLVSQVERRWDDRPGCSLEGRKVLVVGTGDIGQRVAEFLLPFGVTLYGIASSAREQVPFVEVASLADLPRMVEQVDYVLNLLPDTPATHDLYDAALFQRFKPTALFINAGRGVAVVDADLVEALKQGHLAGAVIDVCRQEPLPQRHPFWTAWGLLLTGHSSAPTSPKAMVRLFVENVRGYAAGQGLRGEVDFARGY, from the coding sequence ATGCGCGTTCTGCTTGCCGAGCAGCAATATGCTCATTACGCCGAACTGCTGGCCGAAGCCGCCCCGGATGTGCACATCGTCACCAGTGGTGACTCCGCCGAACTGGCCCGCCAGGCACCGGGCTGCCCGGTGTGGCTGGGCCAGCCGGATTTGCTGGCCAGCCTGCTGCGCCAGGGCCACAAACCGGCGTGGATGCAGTCGACCTGGGCCGGGATCACGCCGCTGCTGGCCGAGGGGTTGCCGCGCGACTACCGCCTGACACGGGCTGTGGGCATCTTTGGCCAGGTGATGGCCGAGTACATGCTGACCTACATGCTGGGCCATGAGCGCGAAGTGCTGTCGCGTCTGGTGAGCCAGGTCGAGCGCCGCTGGGATGACCGCCCCGGCTGTTCGCTGGAAGGGCGCAAGGTGCTGGTCGTTGGCACCGGCGACATCGGCCAACGCGTGGCCGAATTTTTGCTGCCGTTTGGCGTGACGTTGTATGGCATTGCCAGCAGCGCCCGGGAACAGGTGCCCTTCGTTGAAGTAGCGAGCCTGGCCGACCTGCCGCGCATGGTCGAGCAGGTGGATTATGTGCTCAACCTGCTGCCGGACACGCCTGCCACCCACGACTTGTATGACGCGGCGTTGTTCCAGCGCTTCAAGCCCACGGCGCTGTTCATCAATGCCGGGCGCGGGGTGGCGGTGGTCGATGCCGACCTGGTCGAGGCCCTGAAGCAGGGGCACCTGGCGGGGGCGGTGATCGACGTGTGCCGGCAGGAGCCGCTGCCTCAGCGCCATCCGTTCTGGACCGCGTGGGGGTTGTTACTCACCGGGCACAGCTCCGCGCCCACCTCGCCGAAGGCGATGGTGCGGTTGTTTGTCGAGAATGTGCGTGGGTATGCAGCGGGGCAGGGGTTGCGTGGGGAAGTGGATTTCGCGCGGGGTTATTGA
- a CDS encoding MFS transporter has product MTSPNISIEDVPINRFHQWLTVRSGGGSFVDGYVLSIIGVAMVQMSAGLSLTSFWQGMIAASALIGIFFGGFFGGWLTDHFGRKRVFFVGPTLFILSSVAQFWVESALALFLLRFAIGIAVGIEYPVATSLLVEFLPKKNRGPRLATLTVLWFAGAATAYLVGEAILRHGGDEAWRLVLASAAVIGALLFAIRLGTPESPRWLISKGRAAEAEQVIKDVYGDAFSLRNLPEEPKTRKLSFLSLLHSGYGKRMLFVTMFWTCSVIPVFAVYAFAPKVLGALNLKGDWASIGSIAITFLFVVGCIIGTRLLNTIGRRTTLLHSFFWSGLALLGLGAFSNGNEMLILVLFGAYALFIGGAQVLQLVYPNELFPTEIRAGAVGVGTSMSRVGAAVGTWLVPIALDSYGIGATMYAAAAVTFVGLAFSVALAPETRSLNLQQAASLG; this is encoded by the coding sequence ATGACAAGTCCGAATATTTCGATTGAAGATGTACCGATCAACCGTTTTCACCAGTGGCTGACCGTGCGCTCTGGCGGCGGCTCGTTCGTCGATGGTTATGTGCTGAGCATCATCGGCGTGGCCATGGTGCAGATGTCGGCAGGCCTGAGCCTGACCAGTTTTTGGCAGGGCATGATCGCCGCCTCGGCGTTGATCGGGATTTTCTTCGGCGGCTTCTTCGGTGGTTGGCTGACTGACCACTTTGGCCGCAAGCGCGTGTTCTTCGTTGGCCCGACCCTGTTCATCCTGTCGTCTGTCGCACAGTTTTGGGTGGAGTCGGCACTTGCCTTGTTCCTGCTGCGCTTTGCCATCGGCATTGCGGTTGGCATCGAGTACCCGGTGGCAACCTCGCTACTGGTGGAATTCCTGCCCAAGAAAAACCGCGGCCCACGCCTGGCGACCCTGACCGTGCTGTGGTTTGCCGGTGCCGCCACCGCCTACCTGGTTGGTGAAGCCATCCTGCGTCATGGGGGCGACGAGGCCTGGCGCCTGGTGCTGGCCAGTGCCGCGGTGATTGGCGCACTGTTGTTCGCCATCCGCCTGGGCACCCCGGAATCCCCGCGCTGGCTGATCAGCAAGGGCCGCGCCGCCGAAGCCGAGCAGGTGATCAAGGATGTGTATGGCGACGCGTTCTCCCTGCGCAACCTGCCGGAGGAGCCCAAGACCCGCAAACTGTCGTTCCTCAGCCTGCTGCACTCCGGCTATGGCAAGCGCATGCTGTTCGTCACCATGTTCTGGACCTGCTCGGTCATCCCGGTATTCGCCGTGTACGCCTTTGCGCCGAAAGTGCTGGGCGCGCTTAACCTGAAGGGTGACTGGGCCTCGATCGGTTCGATCGCCATCACCTTCCTGTTCGTGGTCGGCTGCATCATCGGTACCCGTTTGCTGAACACCATTGGCCGGCGCACCACACTGCTGCACAGCTTCTTCTGGTCGGGCCTGGCCCTGCTGGGGCTGGGCGCCTTCAGCAACGGTAACGAGATGCTCATCCTGGTGTTGTTCGGTGCCTATGCGCTGTTCATCGGCGGCGCCCAGGTGCTGCAGCTGGTCTACCCCAACGAATTGTTCCCTACCGAAATCCGTGCTGGCGCCGTGGGCGTGGGCACTTCGATGTCGCGGGTCGGTGCCGCCGTCGGTACCTGGCTGGTGCCCATCGCCCTCGACAGCTATGGCATCGGCGCCACGATGTACGCCGCCGCTGCCGTGACCTTCGTCGGCCTGGCCTTCTCCGTCGCCCTGGCCCCCGAAACCCGCTCGCTGAACTTGCAACAGGCTGCATCGCTGGGCTGA
- the gabP gene encoding GABA permease: protein MTTTSANGAGNQLAQGFKQRHVTMLSIAGVIGAGLFIGSGHAIAAAGPSAIVAYALAGALVVLVMRMLGEMAVASPDTGSFSTYADRAIGRWAGFTIGWLYWWFWVLVIPIEAIAAGVVLNNWFPHIDAWFFALSMTVLLTATNLFSVAKYGEFEFWFAMLKVIAIVAFIALGAAALAGVLPGREVSGLPLLLETEGGFMPNGWTAIIGALLTTMFSYLGTEAVTIAASESKDPARNIAKATRSVIWRISVFYLLSIFVIISVVPWNDPLLPVQGSYQRALEIMNIPYAKLLVDMVVLVAVASCLNSSIYISSRMLYSLAKRGDAPGFIQRTSKVGVPRAAVIGSTLIGMLATVVNYFAPAEVFAFLLASSGSIALLVYLAIAFSQLRMRALLQRQNVEIAFRMWLYPWLTYAVIGFIVFALGTMFVMPKHRMEVSLTLALAVVILILGVISSRRHERREALAAV, encoded by the coding sequence ATGACAACGACAAGCGCGAACGGCGCCGGCAACCAGCTGGCCCAAGGCTTCAAGCAACGCCATGTGACCATGCTTTCCATCGCCGGGGTGATCGGTGCCGGGTTGTTCATCGGCTCTGGTCATGCCATTGCCGCCGCGGGCCCGTCAGCCATTGTCGCCTACGCACTGGCCGGGGCGCTGGTGGTGCTGGTGATGCGCATGCTCGGTGAAATGGCCGTCGCCAGCCCCGACACCGGCTCCTTCTCCACCTACGCAGACCGCGCCATCGGGCGCTGGGCCGGGTTTACCATCGGCTGGTTGTACTGGTGGTTCTGGGTGCTGGTGATCCCCATCGAAGCCATCGCCGCCGGCGTGGTGCTCAACAACTGGTTCCCGCACATCGATGCCTGGTTCTTTGCCCTGAGCATGACCGTGCTGCTGACCGCCACCAACCTGTTCAGCGTGGCCAAGTACGGCGAATTCGAGTTCTGGTTCGCCATGCTCAAGGTGATTGCCATCGTTGCGTTCATCGCTTTGGGCGCCGCAGCCCTGGCCGGCGTACTGCCTGGGCGGGAAGTCAGTGGTTTGCCACTGCTGCTGGAAACCGAGGGCGGGTTCATGCCCAACGGCTGGACCGCCATCATCGGCGCCTTGCTCACCACCATGTTCAGCTACCTGGGCACTGAAGCGGTGACCATTGCCGCCTCCGAGTCCAAAGACCCGGCCCGCAACATCGCCAAGGCTACCCGTTCGGTGATCTGGCGCATCAGCGTGTTCTACCTGCTGTCGATCTTCGTGATCATCTCGGTGGTGCCGTGGAACGACCCCTTGCTGCCGGTGCAGGGCTCCTACCAGCGGGCGCTGGAGATCATGAACATTCCGTATGCCAAGCTGCTGGTTGACATGGTGGTGCTGGTAGCGGTGGCCAGTTGCCTGAATTCTTCGATCTATATTTCGTCGCGAATGCTTTATTCGCTGGCCAAGCGGGGCGATGCGCCGGGCTTTATCCAGCGCACGTCCAAAGTGGGTGTGCCGCGTGCGGCGGTGATTGGCAGCACGTTGATCGGCATGCTGGCCACTGTCGTCAATTACTTCGCGCCTGCCGAGGTGTTTGCCTTCCTGTTGGCAAGCTCTGGCTCGATTGCCTTGCTGGTATACCTGGCCATCGCCTTCTCGCAACTGCGCATGCGTGCCCTGTTGCAGCGGCAGAATGTGGAGATTGCCTTCCGGATGTGGCTGTACCCATGGCTGACCTATGCGGTGATCGGGTTCATCGTGTTTGCGCTGGGGACGATGTTCGTGATGCCCAAGCACCGGATGGAGGTGTCGCTGACCTTGGCGCTGGCGGTGGTGATTCTGATTTTGGGCGTCATCAGCAGCCGGCGGCATGAGCGGCGGGAGGCGTTGGCAGCGGTTTGA
- a CDS encoding YcgL domain-containing protein, with translation MKRICSIYKSPRKNEMYLYVLKADGLERVPEALLPYFGTPVHAFDLVLSPERKLAREDITKVLENLDNQGYHLQMPPPDDDYIEHLPEELLRRNDPA, from the coding sequence ATGAAACGTATTTGCTCGATCTACAAGAGCCCCCGCAAGAACGAAATGTACCTCTACGTGCTCAAGGCCGATGGCCTGGAGCGTGTGCCCGAAGCACTGCTGCCGTACTTCGGCACCCCCGTGCACGCCTTCGACCTGGTGCTGAGCCCCGAGCGCAAGCTGGCCCGCGAAGACATCACCAAGGTGCTGGAAAACCTCGACAATCAGGGCTACCACCTGCAGATGCCGCCACCGGATGACGACTACATCGAGCACCTGCCCGAAGAGTTGTTGCGCCGTAACGACCCGGCTTGA
- a CDS encoding GntR family transcriptional regulator, giving the protein MKATVQPLSAEVPQDRKAVLAEALRRRILSMELAPGAVVDELALCDEFGLSRPPVRELLRQVAAEGYIELEANRAPRVAAMNHDSLHSFFVAAPLIYIATTQLAATNATQAEIEVLKGIQAQFRQAIEERDVENRVLHNDAFHLEIGKMAHNDYLLPSLRRLLIDHTRLGKIFYRHPTTDDMQRDLELACEQHEQMIQAIEGRDPQTAGQLVREHFELSRRRMAEYAAPQGLDVPIQI; this is encoded by the coding sequence ATGAAAGCCACCGTTCAACCGCTCAGTGCAGAAGTGCCGCAGGACCGCAAGGCCGTCCTTGCCGAAGCCCTGCGCCGCCGTATCCTCAGCATGGAGCTGGCGCCAGGCGCGGTGGTGGATGAACTGGCCCTGTGTGATGAGTTCGGCCTGTCGCGCCCGCCGGTTCGCGAACTGCTGCGCCAGGTTGCCGCCGAAGGCTACATCGAGCTGGAGGCCAACCGCGCCCCGCGCGTGGCCGCCATGAACCACGATTCGCTGCACAGCTTCTTCGTCGCCGCGCCCCTGATCTACATCGCCACTACCCAGCTGGCCGCGACCAACGCCACCCAAGCCGAAATCGAAGTGCTCAAGGGCATCCAGGCCCAGTTCCGCCAGGCCATCGAAGAGCGCGACGTGGAAAACCGCGTGCTCCACAACGACGCCTTCCACCTGGAAATCGGCAAGATGGCGCACAACGACTACCTGTTGCCAAGCCTGCGTCGCCTGCTGATCGACCACACCCGGCTGGGCAAGATTTTCTACCGCCACCCCACCACCGACGACATGCAGCGCGACCTGGAACTGGCCTGCGAGCAGCACGAGCAGATGATCCAGGCCATTGAAGGCCGTGACCCGCAAACTGCCGGGCAACTGGTGCGCGAGCACTTTGAACTGTCGCGCCGGCGCATGGCCGAGTACGCCGCGCCACAAGGGCTGGATGTACCGATTCAGATATGA
- a CDS encoding NAD(P)/FAD-dependent oxidoreductase — MTRISSLPADDATCGWYHLSKTRTPRPAHKGHSQARWVVVGAGFTGLAAARQLATNFPNDEIVLIEAQEVGYGTSGRNAGFAIDLPHDIGAEDYIGDIDIAKTILKLNLGGQSFLKELIDQFDIDCQFRHCGKYQAAIEDRGIAVLDAYRRGLDKLGQPYEVIEGRDLPEHIGTHFYRKGLFTPGTALLQPSALVKGLADSLPANVSLYENTPITDVEYGNKVLLRHANGAITADKLVLTTNAFGMSFGFLKGRMLPVFTYGSITRPLTEDEQARLGGKPYWGVIPADPFGTTLRRTVDNRLLVRNSFSYNPDGRSNAKYLQRFVQRHRESFARRFPMLPDVNFEYTWGGALALSRNHMGFFGKLAPNVFGALCCNGLGVTRGTVTGKLLADWLAGDKNELIEFLLNAPGPCANPPQPLVSLGLNANLMWGQMRAGKES, encoded by the coding sequence ATGACAAGAATAAGTTCGTTACCCGCCGATGATGCCACCTGTGGCTGGTACCACCTGAGCAAAACCCGCACGCCAAGGCCGGCCCACAAAGGCCACAGCCAGGCGCGCTGGGTGGTGGTGGGCGCAGGCTTCACAGGGCTTGCGGCGGCACGCCAGTTGGCGACGAACTTCCCGAATGACGAAATCGTGCTGATCGAGGCCCAGGAAGTTGGCTATGGCACCTCCGGGCGCAATGCCGGTTTTGCCATCGACCTGCCCCACGACATCGGGGCCGAGGATTACATCGGTGACATCGACATCGCCAAGACCATCCTCAAGCTCAACCTGGGCGGCCAGTCGTTTCTCAAGGAACTGATCGACCAGTTCGACATCGACTGCCAGTTCCGCCATTGTGGCAAGTACCAGGCGGCCATCGAAGACCGTGGCATTGCGGTGCTCGACGCCTATCGTCGTGGCCTGGACAAGCTCGGCCAGCCCTACGAAGTGATCGAAGGGCGCGACCTGCCCGAGCACATCGGCACGCACTTCTACCGCAAGGGCCTGTTCACCCCCGGCACGGCGCTGCTGCAACCGTCTGCACTGGTCAAAGGGTTGGCCGACAGCCTGCCAGCCAACGTTTCCCTCTACGAAAACACCCCCATCACCGACGTCGAATACGGCAACAAAGTGCTGCTGCGCCACGCCAACGGCGCCATCACTGCCGACAAGCTGGTGCTCACCACCAACGCGTTCGGCATGAGCTTCGGCTTTCTCAAGGGCCGCATGCTGCCGGTATTCACCTACGGCAGCATCACCCGCCCGCTGACCGAGGACGAGCAAGCGCGCCTGGGCGGCAAGCCTTATTGGGGCGTGATCCCGGCGGACCCGTTCGGTACCACCCTGCGCCGCACCGTCGACAACCGCCTGCTGGTGCGCAACAGCTTCAGCTACAACCCGGACGGGCGCAGCAATGCCAAATACCTGCAACGTTTCGTGCAACGCCACCGCGAATCGTTTGCCCGGCGCTTCCCGATGCTGCCGGACGTGAACTTTGAATATACCTGGGGCGGTGCACTTGCGCTGTCGCGTAACCACATGGGCTTTTTTGGCAAGTTGGCACCCAATGTATTTGGTGCGCTGTGCTGTAACGGCCTTGGGGTTACACGCGGCACCGTCACCGGCAAGTTGCTGGCTGACTGGCTCGCCGGTGACAAAAACGAACTTATCGAGTTTTTGCTCAATGCCCCAGGGCCTTGTGCAAATCCGCCGCAGCCCCTGGTTTCTTTGGGGTTGAACGCCAACCTGATGTGGGGGCAAATGCGCGCCGGCAAAGAGAGCTGA
- the rnd gene encoding ribonuclease D — MAIEIHWIRDDQTLAEHCRSWRELPFVAVDTEFMRVDTFYPKAGLVQVGDGQRAFLIDPLLIKNWQPLGELLDDSGVVKVLHACSEDLEVLLRLTGKLPQPLFDTQLAAGYLNLGFSMGYSRLVQEVLGIELPKGETRSDWLQRPLSETQVSYAAEDAVHLAELFAALRPRLSDDKYAWVLEDGAELVAALRREVEPETLYRDVKLAWKLSRQQLAVLRELCAWREREARSRDVPRNRILKEHSLWPMAKSQPDNLSALAKIEEMHPRTIRQDGAFLLELIKRAGSVPSEQWPPAQPEPLPIEASGILKRLRAIGQAEGERLGIAPELMLRKKALEALLKSGYPNGPYQLPDSLRGWRRERMGQALLDDLAGAGETQ; from the coding sequence GTGGCCATCGAAATTCACTGGATCCGTGATGACCAGACCCTGGCCGAACACTGCCGGAGCTGGCGCGAACTGCCCTTCGTAGCCGTCGACACCGAATTCATGCGGGTCGACACCTTTTACCCCAAGGCCGGCCTGGTGCAGGTCGGTGATGGCCAGCGTGCCTTTCTCATCGACCCGCTTCTGATCAAGAACTGGCAACCGCTGGGTGAGCTGCTCGACGACAGCGGTGTGGTCAAGGTGCTGCACGCCTGCAGCGAAGACCTTGAAGTGCTGCTGCGCCTGACCGGCAAGCTGCCGCAACCGCTGTTCGATACGCAACTGGCGGCGGGCTACCTGAACCTGGGCTTCTCCATGGGCTACTCGCGCCTGGTGCAGGAAGTGCTGGGTATCGAGCTGCCCAAGGGCGAAACCCGCTCGGACTGGCTGCAACGCCCGCTGTCGGAAACGCAGGTGAGCTACGCCGCCGAAGATGCCGTGCACCTGGCCGAGCTGTTTGCCGCCTTGCGCCCGCGGCTGTCCGACGACAAGTACGCCTGGGTACTGGAAGACGGCGCCGAACTGGTGGCGGCCCTGCGCCGCGAAGTCGAACCTGAAACGCTGTACCGTGACGTCAAGCTGGCCTGGAAGCTCAGCCGCCAGCAACTGGCCGTGTTGCGCGAACTGTGCGCCTGGCGCGAGCGTGAAGCCCGCAGCCGTGACGTGCCGCGCAACCGCATCCTCAAGGAACATTCCTTGTGGCCAATGGCCAAGAGCCAGCCAGACAACCTCTCGGCGCTGGCCAAGATCGAAGAAATGCACCCGCGTACCATCCGTCAGGACGGCGCTTTCCTGCTTGAGCTGATCAAGCGCGCCGGTAGTGTACCTTCCGAGCAGTGGCCGCCTGCCCAGCCTGAACCGCTGCCGATCGAAGCCTCTGGCATCCTCAAGCGCCTGCGCGCCATCGGCCAGGCCGAAGGCGAGCGTCTGGGCATCGCCCCGGAGCTGATGCTGCGCAAAAAAGCCCTGGAAGCCCTGCTTAAAAGCGGCTACCCCAACGGCCCCTATCAATTGCCCGATTCGCTGCGCGGCTGGCGCCGTGAGCGGATGGGCCAGGCCCTGCTGGATGATTTGGCAGGTGCCGGAGAGACCCAATGA
- a CDS encoding YcgN family cysteine cluster protein, producing MIADTAPFWRRKTLEQLSPQEWESLCDGCGLCCLQKLEDEDDNSVYYTRIACKLLDLDTCQCSDYPNRFAHVPDCIQLTPGKADQFKWLPSTCGYRLVSEGKDLPAWHHLVCGDRKQVHEQRISQSGRMLSEHDVDEDDWEDHLIFRAS from the coding sequence ATGATCGCCGACACCGCGCCATTCTGGCGGCGCAAGACCCTCGAACAACTCAGCCCGCAAGAATGGGAGTCGCTGTGTGACGGCTGCGGCTTGTGCTGCCTGCAAAAGCTTGAGGACGAGGACGACAACAGCGTCTATTACACGCGCATCGCCTGCAAACTGCTCGACCTGGACACCTGCCAGTGCAGCGACTACCCCAACCGCTTCGCCCACGTGCCCGACTGCATCCAGCTCACCCCGGGCAAGGCCGACCAGTTCAAGTGGCTGCCCAGCACCTGTGGCTACCGCCTGGTCAGCGAAGGCAAGGACCTGCCCGCCTGGCACCACCTGGTCTGTGGTGACCGCAAGCAGGTGCATGAACAGCGCATTTCCCAGTCGGGGCGTATGCTCAGTGAACACGACGTGGATGAAGACGACTGGGAAGACCACCTGATCTTTCGCGCCAGCTGA
- a CDS encoding dihydrodipicolinate synthase family protein yields the protein MKFEGIYTPAVTPLAADGSIDKAAFADVLEYLVESKIHGVIIGGSTGEYYAHTAQERLELAAQAKDVLNGRLPLIIGTGAIRTEDSVAFAKHAAEIKADALLVGTPPYALPTQQEIAVHVKAVDAAAGLPIMLYNYPGRMSVSMGEEFFDAVADVKNIVAIKESSGDMAQLHRLAIQRPNIQLSCGWDDQALEFFAWGAKSWVCAGSNFIPREHVALYEACVIEKDFDKARKIMGAMMPLMDFLEGGKFVQSIKYGVALNGLKTGGVRKPLSELDADEKQALQGVVTELKRAVAHITGGA from the coding sequence GTGAAATTCGAAGGCATCTACACCCCGGCAGTCACCCCGCTGGCTGCGGACGGCTCGATCGACAAGGCGGCGTTCGCCGACGTGCTCGAATACCTGGTCGAGTCGAAAATCCACGGCGTCATCATTGGCGGCTCCACCGGCGAGTACTACGCCCACACCGCCCAGGAGCGCCTTGAACTGGCCGCCCAGGCCAAGGACGTGCTGAACGGCCGCCTGCCACTGATCATCGGTACCGGTGCCATCCGCACCGAAGATTCCGTGGCCTTCGCCAAGCACGCTGCTGAAATCAAGGCAGACGCGCTGCTGGTGGGCACCCCGCCGTACGCGCTGCCAACCCAGCAGGAAATCGCCGTACACGTCAAAGCCGTGGACGCCGCCGCCGGCCTGCCGATCATGCTCTACAACTACCCGGGCCGCATGAGCGTGAGCATGGGCGAGGAGTTCTTCGATGCCGTTGCCGATGTGAAAAACATCGTCGCCATCAAGGAAAGCTCCGGCGACATGGCCCAGCTGCACCGGCTGGCCATCCAGCGCCCGAACATCCAGCTGTCGTGCGGCTGGGACGACCAGGCCCTGGAATTCTTTGCCTGGGGCGCCAAAAGCTGGGTGTGCGCCGGCTCCAACTTCATCCCGCGCGAGCACGTGGCGCTGTACGAGGCCTGCGTGATCGAGAAGGACTTCGACAAAGCCCGCAAGATCATGGGCGCCATGATGCCGCTGATGGACTTCCTGGAAGGTGGCAAGTTCGTGCAGTCGATCAAGTACGGCGTGGCCCTCAACGGCCTGAAAACCGGTGGTGTGCGCAAGCCGCTGTCCGAACTGGACGCTGACGAGAAGCAGGCACTGCAGGGGGTTGTCACTGAACTCAAGCGCGCCGTCGCACACATCACCGGGGGGGCATGA
- a CDS encoding aldehyde dehydrogenase — protein sequence MAELLSKARYAAIAADLQLRTQAFIDGEFRDAISGKTFVTTNPATGKQLAEVAACDVNDVNVAVAAAKRVFEDGAWAKLQPGERKHILLKFAQLLEDNAHELAVLESLDSGKPVSECQNVDVPETIHTIRWHAELIDKIYDNTAPTGNAAVTMVVREAIGVVGLVLPWNFPLLMLAWKIAPSLAAGCSIVVKPAKETTLSALRVAELAHEAGIPAGVFNLVPGGGREVGEAIGRHMDIPMVSFTGSTDTGRLFLKYAAESNLKRIVLELGGKNPAVVMNDCEDLDEVAQFVTAGAFWNMGENCSASSRLIVHKDVKDELLGLIGKHLKDWKLGDPLDPDNRLGAMVSKSHFEKVKSYLEYAAEHKLSIVQGGETEQGVFVQPTIVDGVARNNKLFVEEIFGPVLSVTSFETIDEAIELANDTIYGLAASAYTGSLRNALRLSREIRAGVVTVNCFGEGDASTPFGGYKESGFGGRDKSIWAHDQYTELKTIWINAS from the coding sequence ATGGCCGAATTGCTGAGCAAGGCCCGATACGCGGCCATCGCCGCCGACCTGCAACTGCGTACCCAGGCGTTCATCGACGGCGAGTTCCGCGATGCGATCTCGGGCAAGACGTTCGTCACCACCAACCCGGCCACCGGCAAGCAACTGGCTGAAGTGGCCGCCTGCGACGTCAATGACGTAAACGTCGCCGTGGCCGCCGCCAAGCGCGTGTTCGAAGACGGTGCGTGGGCCAAGCTGCAGCCGGGCGAGCGCAAGCACATCCTGCTGAAGTTTGCTCAACTGCTGGAAGACAACGCCCATGAACTGGCCGTGCTGGAAAGCCTCGACAGCGGCAAGCCGGTCAGCGAGTGCCAGAATGTCGACGTGCCGGAAACCATCCACACCATCCGCTGGCACGCCGAGCTGATCGACAAGATCTACGACAACACTGCCCCCACCGGCAACGCCGCCGTGACCATGGTGGTGCGCGAAGCCATCGGCGTAGTCGGCCTGGTGCTGCCGTGGAACTTCCCGCTGCTGATGCTGGCCTGGAAGATCGCCCCATCGCTGGCTGCCGGTTGCTCGATCGTGGTCAAACCGGCCAAGGAAACGACCTTGAGCGCCCTGCGTGTGGCCGAGCTGGCCCACGAGGCCGGCATCCCGGCGGGCGTATTCAACCTGGTGCCGGGCGGTGGCCGTGAAGTGGGCGAGGCCATTGGCCGCCACATGGACATCCCGATGGTCAGCTTCACCGGTTCCACCGACACCGGCCGCCTGTTCTTGAAGTATGCCGCCGAGTCCAACCTCAAGCGCATCGTGCTGGAGCTGGGTGGCAAGAACCCGGCCGTGGTCATGAACGACTGCGAAGACCTCGACGAAGTGGCCCAGTTCGTCACCGCCGGTGCGTTCTGGAACATGGGCGAGAACTGCTCGGCCTCCTCGCGCCTGATCGTGCACAAAGACGTCAAAGACGAGCTGCTGGGCCTGATTGGCAAGCACCTGAAGGACTGGAAGCTGGGCGACCCACTCGACCCTGACAACCGCTTGGGCGCCATGGTCAGCAAGTCGCACTTCGAGAAGGTCAAGTCGTACCTGGAATACGCCGCCGAGCACAAGCTCAGTATCGTTCAGGGCGGTGAGACCGAGCAGGGCGTGTTCGTGCAGCCGACCATCGTCGATGGCGTGGCCCGCAACAACAAGCTGTTCGTGGAAGAAATCTTTGGCCCGGTGCTGAGCGTGACCAGCTTCGAGACCATCGATGAAGCCATCGAGCTGGCCAACGACACCATCTACGGCCTGGCCGCCTCGGCCTACACCGGCAGCCTGCGCAATGCGCTGCGCCTGTCGCGTGAAATCCGCGCGGGCGTGGTGACCGTGAACTGCTTCGGCGAAGGCGATGCCTCGACGCCGTTCGGTGGCTACAAGGAGTCTGGCTTTGGTGGGCGCGACAAGTCCATCTGGGCCCACGACCAGTACACGGAGCTGAAGACCATCTGGATCAACGCTTCGTGA
- a CDS encoding nitroreductase family protein, translating to MSATPRVADYAINEQFINRWSPRAFTAEPISEETLLSFLEAARWAPSAYNSQPWRFLYARRDTPNWERYLSLLVPFNRSWAQQASALVLVMSKTTFAAPGASEEKPALWHTFDTGSAWGHMALQASISGWHTHGMAGFDQELARKELKVPEGYVLHAMVAIGKLGDKASLDEALQAREVPSPRRPLSELVAEGDFSL from the coding sequence ATGAGCGCCACCCCCCGCGTTGCCGATTACGCCATCAACGAGCAGTTCATTAACCGCTGGTCGCCGCGGGCCTTCACCGCCGAGCCGATCAGCGAAGAAACCCTGCTGAGCTTCCTGGAGGCCGCACGCTGGGCGCCCTCGGCCTACAACTCGCAGCCGTGGCGCTTCTTGTATGCCCGCCGCGACACGCCGAACTGGGAGCGCTACCTGAGCCTGCTGGTGCCGTTCAACCGTAGCTGGGCGCAGCAGGCGTCGGCGCTGGTGCTGGTGATGTCCAAGACCACTTTTGCCGCACCGGGAGCCAGCGAAGAAAAGCCGGCGCTGTGGCACACCTTCGATACCGGCTCTGCCTGGGGGCACATGGCGTTGCAGGCGAGCATCAGCGGCTGGCACACCCATGGCATGGCCGGGTTTGACCAGGAACTGGCGCGCAAGGAGCTGAAAGTGCCGGAGGGCTATGTGCTGCATGCGATGGTGGCGATTGGCAAGCTGGGGGACAAGGCCAGCCTGGATGAGGCGCTGCAGGCGCGGGAAGTGCCTAGCCCGCGTCGGCCGTTGAGTGAGTTGGTGGCGGAGGGGGATTTTAGCCTGTAG